A window of Streptomyces gilvosporeus contains these coding sequences:
- a CDS encoding glutamate-cysteine ligase family protein, with amino-acid sequence MGEKVAADGIDLADRERYRRKLHECLAGLRTLLAEKRFDRPKNLIGLEIELNLAGSDGLPRMLNSQVLERIASRDFQTELARCNLEVNIAPHRLAGRVLDQLAEELRTGLAYADRKAREVAARIVMIGILPTLAATDLTAANLSAIDRYVLLNDQMRAARGEDFAIDIQGVEHLVSRSASIAPEAACTSVQLHLQVTPGRFAAVWNAAQAIAAVQIAVGANSPFLFGRELWRESRPPVFQQSTDTRAPELQAQGVRPRTWFGERWVDSAYDLFEENLRYFPPLLPICGPQDPLRTLGEGGVPDLAELVLHNGTVYRWNRPVYAVADGKAHLRVENRVLPAGPTVADVIANTAFYYGLVRALAEEPRPIWTRLPFAAAAANFDTACRYGIDADLHWPRPGRGGGIAEIPAVRLVRRELLPLAAAGLDAWGVEPADRDLYLGIIEDRCARRVNGASWQAAAFHHALRQGLDRDAALTAMTRRYSELMHAGDPVHTWPVAWPVGAPSDAPGLRHVVESA; translated from the coding sequence ATGGGGGAGAAGGTCGCCGCGGACGGGATCGACCTGGCCGACCGGGAGCGTTATCGAAGAAAGCTGCACGAGTGTCTCGCCGGATTGCGCACCCTCCTGGCGGAGAAGCGGTTCGACCGGCCCAAGAATCTCATCGGCCTGGAGATCGAGCTGAATCTCGCGGGCTCGGACGGGCTGCCGAGAATGCTGAACTCCCAGGTGCTGGAACGCATCGCCAGCCGCGATTTCCAGACCGAACTCGCACGGTGCAATCTCGAGGTCAACATCGCCCCGCACCGATTGGCCGGCCGCGTCCTGGACCAGCTCGCCGAGGAACTTCGTACGGGCCTTGCCTACGCCGACCGAAAAGCCCGCGAGGTCGCCGCCCGGATAGTGATGATCGGCATCCTGCCGACCCTGGCCGCCACCGACCTCACGGCCGCCAATCTCTCCGCCATCGACCGCTATGTGCTGCTCAACGACCAGATGCGGGCGGCTCGCGGTGAGGACTTCGCGATCGACATACAGGGCGTGGAGCATCTGGTCTCCCGTTCCGCCTCGATAGCGCCGGAGGCCGCCTGTACGTCCGTCCAGCTGCACCTCCAGGTCACCCCGGGGCGCTTCGCCGCCGTCTGGAACGCCGCGCAGGCCATCGCCGCCGTGCAGATCGCCGTCGGCGCCAACTCGCCCTTCCTCTTCGGCCGCGAGCTGTGGCGCGAATCGCGGCCGCCGGTCTTCCAGCAGTCCACCGACACCCGGGCACCCGAACTCCAGGCCCAAGGAGTGCGCCCGCGCACCTGGTTCGGGGAACGCTGGGTGGATTCCGCCTACGACCTCTTCGAGGAGAACCTGCGGTACTTCCCGCCGCTGTTGCCGATCTGCGGGCCCCAGGATCCGCTGCGCACGCTCGGCGAGGGCGGAGTGCCCGACCTCGCCGAACTGGTGCTGCACAACGGCACTGTCTACCGCTGGAACCGCCCCGTCTACGCCGTCGCCGACGGCAAGGCGCACCTGAGGGTGGAGAACCGCGTCCTGCCCGCCGGTCCCACCGTCGCCGACGTCATCGCCAACACGGCCTTCTACTACGGCCTGGTGCGGGCGCTGGCCGAGGAGCCCCGCCCCATCTGGACCCGTCTGCCGTTCGCCGCCGCGGCCGCCAATTTCGACACCGCCTGCCGCTACGGCATCGACGCCGACCTCCACTGGCCCCGCCCCGGTCGCGGCGGCGGCATCGCCGAGATCCCCGCCGTACGGCTCGTCCGCCGGGAACTGCTGCCCCTGGCGGCGGCCGGCCTGGACGCCTGGGGCGTCGAACCGGCCGACCGGGACTTGTATCTGGGCATCATCGAGGACCGCTGCGCCCGCCGCGTCAACGGCGCGTCCTGGCAGGCCGCGGCCTTCCATCACGCCCTGCGCCAGGGGCTGGACCGCGACGCCGCACTGACCGCGATGACCCGCCGCTACAGCGAGCTGATGCACGCCGGAGACCCCGTGCACACCTGGCCGGTCGCGTGGCCGGTGGGTGCGCCTTCGGACGCACCGGGGTTGCGGCACGTGGTGGAGAGCGCGTAA
- a CDS encoding DUF5999 family protein, which produces MCQHQPPCPSADSSDREAAHPVAHHPEQGWSLLCNGVLLFEDTGELLPDGQVIAPHRPQAVASVA; this is translated from the coding sequence ATGTGTCAGCACCAACCTCCTTGCCCGTCCGCGGACTCCAGCGACCGGGAAGCCGCGCATCCCGTGGCGCACCACCCCGAGCAGGGCTGGAGCCTGCTGTGCAACGGCGTCCTGCTCTTCGAGGACACCGGTGAGCTGCTGCCCGACGGGCAGGTCATCGCCCCGCACCGGCCGCAGGCCGTCGCCAGCGTGGCCTGA
- the gcvP gene encoding aminomethyl-transferring glycine dehydrogenase, producing MTTNRISLTELERGIPFEHRHVGPDHEAQAKMLAQVGFGSLDELTDTAVPDVIKSAEALGLPQGRTEAEVLKELQGLAERNQVLSSMIGLGYYGTFTPPVILRNVMENPAWYTAYTPYQPEISQGRLEALLNFQTTVADLTGLPTSGASLLDEGTAAAEAMALSRRVGKVKQGVFLVDADCLPQTIAVIQTRAEPTGVEVVVADLSDGIPAEIAERGVFGLLLQYPGASGAVRDPRAVIAQAQELGAVVTVAADLLALTLLTSPGELGADIAVGTTQRFGVPMGFGGPHAGFMAVREKFARSLPGRLVGVSVDADGNKAYRLALQTREQHIRREKATSNICTAQVLLAVMAGMYAVYHGPEGLRTIARRTHRYAAILAEGLRAGGVEIVHGTYFDTLTARVPGRAAEVVAAAREAGVNLRQVDADLVGIACDETTGRAQLTGVWGAFGVDADIEQLDAAAAETLPQELLRGDDYLTHPVFHQHRSETAMLRYLRSLADKDYALDRGMIPLGSCTMKLNATTEMEPVTWPAFGQLHPFAPADQAQGYLTLIQELEERLAAVTGYDKVSIQPNAGSQGELAGLLAVRAYHRANGDEQRTVCLIPSSAHGTNAASAVMAGMKVVVVKTGEDGEVDADDLHAKIDKHRDELAVLMVTYPSTHGVFEEHITQICAAVHDAGGQVYVDGANLNALVGLAEPGKFGGDVSHLNLHKTFCIPHGGGGPGVGPVAVRAHLAPYLPNHPLQPTAGPETGVGPISAAPWGSAGILPISWAYVRLMGGEGLKRATQVAVLSANYIAKRLEPHYPVLYTGPGGLVAHECIIDVRPLTKATGVSIDDVAKRLIDYGFHAPTMSFPVAGTLMIEPTESEDLDELDRFCDAMIAIRAEIEKVGSGEWDKDDNPLRNAPHTAAALAGTWEHHYTREEAVFPAGVVAAEKYWPPVRRIDGAFGDRNLVCSCPPLDEYEG from the coding sequence ATGACCACCAATCGCATCTCCTTGACCGAGCTGGAGCGCGGTATCCCCTTCGAGCACCGGCACGTCGGCCCCGACCACGAGGCGCAGGCCAAGATGCTCGCGCAGGTCGGCTTCGGTTCGCTGGACGAGCTCACCGACACCGCCGTCCCCGACGTGATCAAGAGCGCGGAGGCCCTCGGCCTGCCGCAGGGCCGTACCGAGGCCGAGGTCCTCAAGGAGCTGCAGGGCCTCGCCGAGCGCAACCAGGTCCTGTCCTCCATGATCGGCCTGGGCTACTACGGCACCTTCACCCCGCCGGTGATCCTGCGCAACGTGATGGAGAACCCGGCCTGGTACACCGCGTACACGCCCTACCAGCCCGAGATCTCCCAGGGGCGCCTGGAGGCGCTGCTGAACTTCCAGACCACGGTCGCCGACCTGACCGGGCTGCCCACCTCGGGTGCCTCCCTGCTGGACGAGGGCACCGCCGCCGCCGAGGCGATGGCGCTCTCCCGCCGGGTCGGCAAGGTCAAGCAGGGCGTCTTCCTGGTCGACGCCGACTGTCTGCCGCAGACCATCGCGGTGATTCAGACCCGCGCCGAGCCGACCGGCGTCGAGGTCGTCGTCGCGGACCTGTCCGACGGCATCCCCGCCGAGATCGCCGAGCGCGGCGTCTTCGGCCTGCTGCTCCAGTACCCGGGTGCCTCCGGCGCGGTGCGTGACCCGCGCGCCGTCATAGCGCAGGCGCAGGAGCTGGGCGCGGTCGTCACCGTCGCCGCCGATCTGCTCGCCCTGACGCTGCTGACCTCGCCCGGCGAGCTCGGCGCGGACATCGCGGTGGGTACCACCCAGCGTTTCGGCGTCCCGATGGGCTTCGGCGGGCCGCACGCGGGCTTCATGGCCGTACGCGAGAAGTTCGCCCGCAGCCTGCCCGGCCGTCTGGTGGGCGTCTCCGTCGACGCCGACGGCAACAAGGCCTACCGCCTCGCGCTCCAGACCCGTGAGCAGCACATCCGTCGCGAGAAGGCCACCAGCAACATCTGCACCGCGCAGGTGCTGCTCGCCGTCATGGCCGGAATGTACGCGGTTTACCACGGCCCCGAGGGCCTGCGGACCATCGCCCGGCGCACCCACCGCTACGCCGCGATCCTGGCCGAGGGCCTGCGCGCGGGCGGCGTGGAGATCGTCCACGGCACGTACTTCGACACGCTCACCGCACGGGTGCCCGGCCGGGCCGCCGAGGTCGTCGCCGCGGCCCGCGAGGCCGGTGTCAACCTCCGCCAGGTCGACGCCGACCTGGTCGGCATCGCCTGCGACGAGACCACCGGACGCGCACAGCTGACCGGGGTCTGGGGCGCCTTCGGGGTGGACGCCGACATCGAGCAGCTGGATGCCGCCGCTGCCGAAACGTTGCCGCAGGAGCTGCTGCGCGGTGACGACTACCTGACCCACCCGGTCTTCCACCAGCACCGCTCCGAGACCGCGATGCTGCGCTACCTGCGCAGCCTGGCGGACAAGGACTACGCGCTGGACCGCGGCATGATCCCCCTCGGCTCCTGCACGATGAAGCTGAACGCCACCACCGAGATGGAGCCGGTCACCTGGCCCGCGTTCGGTCAGCTGCACCCCTTCGCGCCCGCCGACCAGGCCCAGGGCTACCTCACGCTCATCCAGGAGCTGGAGGAGCGGCTGGCTGCCGTCACCGGCTACGACAAGGTCTCCATCCAGCCGAACGCCGGATCGCAGGGCGAGCTGGCCGGTCTGCTGGCCGTCCGCGCCTACCACCGTGCCAACGGTGACGAGCAGCGCACCGTCTGCCTGATCCCGTCCTCGGCACACGGCACCAACGCCGCCAGCGCCGTCATGGCCGGGATGAAGGTCGTCGTCGTCAAGACCGGCGAGGACGGCGAGGTGGACGCCGACGATCTGCACGCCAAGATCGACAAGCACCGCGACGAGCTCGCGGTCCTGATGGTCACCTACCCCTCCACACACGGCGTCTTCGAGGAGCACATCACCCAGATCTGCGCGGCGGTGCACGACGCCGGCGGCCAGGTCTACGTCGACGGCGCCAACCTCAACGCGCTGGTCGGCCTCGCCGAGCCCGGCAAGTTCGGCGGCGATGTCTCGCACCTGAACCTGCACAAGACCTTCTGCATCCCGCACGGCGGCGGCGGCCCCGGTGTCGGCCCGGTCGCCGTACGCGCCCACCTGGCGCCGTATCTGCCCAACCACCCGCTCCAGCCCACCGCTGGCCCCGAGACGGGCGTCGGGCCGATCTCCGCGGCTCCCTGGGGCTCCGCCGGGATACTCCCGATCTCCTGGGCGTATGTGCGCCTGATGGGCGGCGAGGGCCTCAAGCGCGCCACCCAGGTCGCGGTCCTGAGCGCCAACTACATCGCCAAGCGCCTGGAGCCGCACTACCCGGTGCTCTACACCGGCCCCGGCGGCCTGGTGGCGCACGAGTGCATCATCGACGTCCGGCCGCTTACCAAGGCGACCGGCGTGAGCATCGACGATGTCGCCAAGCGACTGATCGACTACGGCTTCCACGCGCCGACGATGTCCTTCCCGGTGGCCGGCACGCTGATGATCGAGCCCACCGAGAGCGAGGACCTCGACGAGCTGGACCGGTTCTGCGACGCGATGATCGCCATCCGCGCGGAGATCGAGAAGGTCGGCTCGGGGGAGTGGGACAAGGACGACAACCCGCTGCGCAACGCCCCGCACACCGCGGCCGCGCTCGCCGGCACGTGGGAGCACCACTACACCCGCGAGGAGGCCGTCTTCCCGGCCGGTGTCGTGGCGGCGGAGAAGTACTGGCCGCCGGTGCGCCGGATCGACGGCGCCTTCGGTGACCGCAACCTCGTCTGCTCCTGCCCGCCGCTGGACGAGTACGAGGGCTGA
- a CDS encoding PRC-barrel domain-containing protein, translating into MHTDIDPRSLIGRKAFDRNGTKIGTIDEVYLDDATGEPEWAAVRTGLFSRDAFVPLEPSELVEEGLQIPYDRKLIKDAPDFGVGRHLSPEQELQLYHHYRLDISSPDSGSAPSPGDKDFGHVAGSED; encoded by the coding sequence GTGCACACCGATATCGATCCCCGGAGCCTGATCGGCCGCAAAGCGTTCGACAGGAACGGCACCAAGATCGGCACCATTGATGAGGTCTATCTCGATGACGCGACCGGCGAACCCGAATGGGCGGCCGTGCGCACCGGCCTTTTCAGCCGGGATGCGTTCGTCCCCCTGGAACCCAGCGAGCTGGTCGAGGAAGGGCTGCAGATCCCCTACGACCGCAAGCTGATCAAGGACGCCCCGGATTTCGGGGTCGGCCGCCATCTCTCCCCCGAGCAGGAACTCCAGCTCTACCACCACTACCGGCTGGATATCTCCTCCCCCGACTCCGGCTCCGCCCCGTCCCCGGGCGACAAGGACTTCGGCCACGTCGCCGGATCGGAGGACTGA
- a CDS encoding DNA polymerase IV, giving the protein MRPAPTILHLDMDAFYASAEQAAKPSLRGKPVIVGGIGPRGVVATASYEARVFGVRSAMPTAQARRLCPNAAYLSPRFELYRQVSEKVMELLHALSPLVEPLSLDEAFVDLEAGGVAPEAGAVRAVGERLRRDIREATGLTGSVGLAGAKMLAKIASEAAKPDGLVVIEPGTERELLGPMPVRTLPGVGPATAEALRRAGIHTVAETAEAGEDELVRLLGKAHGAGLYAMALGRDDRPVVAERDAKSISVEDTFEVDLTDRTRVRTELMRLAERCVQRLRAAGRSGRTVVIKVRNYDFSTLTRSETLRGPTDDPAVVREAVARLLETVDTTGGVRLLGVGVSGLADFTQEDLFAQLATEQEAQESARVAAEPAGAEGGEPEPEEEPPRRWSPGLDVVHDDYGTGWVQGSGVGRVTVRFEQPWSAPGRVRTFAVDDPALRPGEPLPLVGGGPGAGQSSDPATWPKSLSPGDGAEPESGEEISSR; this is encoded by the coding sequence GTGAGACCCGCGCCGACGATTCTGCATCTGGACATGGATGCCTTCTACGCCTCTGCCGAGCAGGCGGCGAAGCCGAGCCTGCGCGGGAAGCCGGTGATCGTCGGCGGGATCGGGCCGCGCGGAGTGGTCGCCACGGCGTCGTACGAGGCCCGAGTCTTCGGTGTCCGCTCGGCCATGCCGACCGCGCAGGCGCGCCGGCTGTGCCCCAACGCCGCCTACCTCAGTCCGCGCTTCGAGCTCTACCGCCAGGTCAGCGAGAAGGTGATGGAGCTGCTGCATGCGCTGTCGCCGCTGGTGGAGCCGCTGAGCCTGGACGAGGCGTTCGTGGACCTGGAGGCGGGCGGGGTGGCGCCCGAGGCGGGCGCCGTACGGGCCGTGGGGGAGCGGCTGCGGCGCGACATCCGTGAGGCCACGGGACTGACCGGCTCGGTGGGGCTGGCCGGGGCCAAGATGCTGGCGAAGATCGCGTCCGAGGCGGCGAAGCCGGACGGCCTGGTGGTGATCGAGCCCGGTACGGAGCGGGAGTTGCTGGGGCCGATGCCGGTGCGGACGCTGCCCGGGGTGGGGCCGGCGACGGCCGAGGCGCTGCGCCGGGCCGGAATCCACACCGTCGCGGAGACCGCGGAGGCCGGGGAGGACGAGCTGGTGCGGCTCCTGGGGAAGGCACACGGCGCCGGGCTGTACGCGATGGCGCTGGGCCGGGACGACCGCCCGGTGGTGGCCGAGCGGGATGCCAAGTCGATCTCGGTCGAGGACACCTTCGAGGTCGATCTCACCGACCGGACCCGGGTGCGGACCGAGCTGATGCGGCTGGCCGAGCGGTGTGTGCAGCGGCTGCGGGCGGCCGGGCGGTCCGGGCGCACGGTGGTGATCAAGGTCCGTAACTACGACTTCTCGACGTTGACCAGGTCGGAGACGCTGCGCGGGCCCACGGACGACCCCGCGGTCGTGCGGGAGGCCGTGGCACGTCTCCTGGAGACGGTGGACACCACGGGCGGGGTGCGGCTGCTGGGGGTGGGAGTGAGCGGGCTGGCCGACTTCACCCAGGAGGATCTCTTCGCGCAGCTGGCGACGGAGCAGGAGGCGCAGGAGAGCGCCCGGGTGGCGGCGGAGCCGGCGGGGGCGGAGGGGGGCGAGCCGGAGCCGGAGGAGGAGCCGCCGCGCCGCTGGTCACCGGGGCTCGATGTGGTGCACGACGATTACGGCACCGGATGGGTGCAGGGCAGCGGGGTGGGCAGAGTGACCGTACGTTTCGAGCAGCCGTGGTCCGCACCGGGGAGGGTGCGGACCTTTGCGGTCGATGACCCGGCGCTGCGGCCAGGGGAGCCGTTGCCGCTGGTGGGCGGGGGACCCGGGGCCGGTCAGTCCTCCGATCCGGCGACGTGGCCGAAGTCCTTGTCGCCCGGGGACGGGGCGGAGCCGGAGTCGGGGGAGGAGATATCCAGCCGGTAG
- a CDS encoding MerR family transcriptional regulator has product MAITGDGTAAEGALPLHPNAAANRAPARPAAVSDDRAAESIGYRGPTACAAAGITYRQLDYWARTGLVEPSIRPAYGSGTQRLYNFRDVVVLKIVKRLLDTGVSLQNIRTAVQHLRSRGLADLTRMTLMSDGATVYECTSPDQVVDLLQGGQGVFGIAVGVVLRDVEAALSELHGERLDTGETLIGENPHDELARRRNRAG; this is encoded by the coding sequence GTGGCAATCACCGGCGACGGTACGGCGGCGGAAGGGGCGTTGCCGCTCCACCCGAATGCAGCAGCGAACCGCGCACCGGCGCGGCCCGCCGCGGTGTCGGATGACCGCGCGGCGGAGAGCATCGGCTACCGGGGACCGACCGCGTGTGCGGCGGCGGGGATCACCTACCGGCAGCTGGACTACTGGGCGCGCACCGGTCTGGTGGAGCCGAGCATCCGCCCCGCCTACGGCTCCGGCACCCAGCGGCTTTACAACTTCCGGGACGTCGTCGTCCTGAAGATCGTCAAGCGGCTGCTGGACACCGGGGTGTCGTTGCAGAACATCCGCACCGCCGTCCAGCATCTGCGCTCGCGCGGGCTGGCCGATCTGACGCGGATGACGCTGATGAGCGACGGCGCCACGGTCTACGAGTGCACCTCGCCCGACCAGGTCGTCGATCTGCTCCAGGGCGGCCAGGGCGTCTTCGGGATCGCGGTGGGCGTGGTGCTGCGGGATGTGGAGGCCGCGCTGTCCGAGCTGCACGGCGAGCGGCTGGACACCGGCGAGACGCTGATCGGGGAGAACCCGCACGACGAACTCGCGCGTCGGCGCAACCGGGCGGGCTGA
- a CDS encoding bifunctional nuclease family protein, with the protein MNELDVVGVRVEMPSSQPIVLLREVGGDRYLPIWIGPGEATAIAFAQQGMVPARPLTHDLFKDVLEAVGQELTQVRITDLREGVFYAELVFASGVEVSARPSDAIALALRTGTPIYGSDGVLDDAGIAIPDEQEDEVEKFREFLDQISPEDFGSSSQ; encoded by the coding sequence GTGAACGAGCTCGACGTCGTGGGTGTCCGGGTGGAAATGCCTTCCAGCCAACCGATCGTGCTCCTGCGGGAGGTGGGAGGCGATCGTTACCTGCCCATCTGGATCGGGCCGGGGGAGGCCACCGCCATCGCCTTTGCCCAGCAGGGCATGGTCCCTGCCAGGCCGCTGACGCACGACCTTTTCAAGGATGTGCTGGAAGCGGTGGGCCAGGAGCTGACGCAGGTCCGCATCACGGATCTGCGCGAGGGAGTGTTCTACGCCGAACTGGTCTTCGCCAGCGGCGTCGAGGTCAGCGCGCGCCCGTCGGACGCCATAGCGCTGGCGCTGCGCACCGGTACGCCGATCTACGGCTCCGACGGTGTGCTGGACGACGCGGGCATCGCGATCCCGGACGAGCAGGAGGACGAGGTGGAGAAGTTCCGCGAGTTCCTCGATCAGATCTCGCCCGAGGACTTCGGCAGCAGCAGCCAGTGA
- a CDS encoding MerR family transcriptional regulator produces the protein MRPTPKGGAGSSGAASSDGKPVSIGTVLTLLREEFPEVTISKIRFLEAEGLVEPERTPSGYRKFTPADVERLAGVLRMQRDHYLPLKVIREHLDALERGEQVQLPAQATASRDLVPGMREAGEGHAQAARIGREELLAAAEADEAALADWEAYGLVAPDADGSYGSEAVTVAKLVAELGRFGLEPRHLRAVKAAAEREAGLVEQVVAPLRRHRNPQTRAHAEATARELATLSVRLHAAWVQTALKVRLP, from the coding sequence ATGCGCCCCACACCGAAAGGCGGTGCCGGGTCCTCCGGCGCCGCCTCCTCGGACGGCAAACCGGTGAGCATCGGTACGGTGCTCACTTTGCTGCGCGAGGAATTCCCCGAGGTCACCATCTCCAAGATCCGCTTCCTGGAGGCCGAGGGGCTGGTCGAGCCGGAGCGCACGCCTTCCGGGTACCGCAAATTCACGCCCGCCGATGTCGAGCGGCTGGCCGGCGTGCTGCGGATGCAACGTGACCACTATCTTCCGCTGAAAGTCATCCGCGAGCATCTGGACGCCCTGGAGCGCGGTGAGCAGGTGCAGCTGCCGGCCCAGGCCACCGCGTCCCGGGATCTTGTTCCGGGGATGCGTGAGGCGGGCGAGGGGCATGCGCAGGCCGCCCGGATCGGCCGGGAGGAACTGCTGGCGGCCGCGGAGGCGGACGAGGCAGCGCTGGCCGACTGGGAGGCATACGGGCTGGTCGCGCCCGATGCCGACGGCAGCTACGGCAGCGAGGCCGTCACGGTCGCGAAACTCGTCGCCGAGCTGGGACGTTTTGGTCTCGAACCACGGCATCTGCGTGCCGTCAAGGCGGCCGCCGAGCGCGAGGCGGGCCTTGTCGAGCAGGTCGTGGCACCGCTGCGCCGGCACCGTAATCCGCAGACCAGAGCCCATGCGGAGGCCACCGCCAGGGAGCTGGCGACCCTGTCCGTACGCCTGCATGCGGCATGGGTCCAGACCGCGCTGAAGGTCCGCCTCCCGTGA
- a CDS encoding FHA domain-containing protein: MGRCVHRGFVLPHGRVCFVQGESPVKLFGKLFGKSARQEGGSGSARHRAAGRPEEGGAEADRPLFRDEVSGPSGGHGAGSVDPSGAARIGSQEPSASTPGGGSAVQVCTRCGHRSAEASRFCSNCGAPLRAGAQPERASETTSTISISGIEAYDAEATGQTQMPSLSPEAQAAVDALPLGSALLIVRRGPNSGSRFLLDGELTTAGRHPQGDIFLDDVTVSRRHVEFRRGSDGRFTVADVGSLNGTYVNREPIDSVVLSNGDEVQIGKFRLVFYASQRGAGI, encoded by the coding sequence ATCGGCCGGTGTGTGCATCGAGGGTTCGTCCTGCCCCACGGGCGGGTCTGTTTCGTTCAAGGGGAATCGCCCGTGAAGTTGTTTGGAAAGCTGTTCGGCAAGAGCGCACGCCAGGAAGGCGGCAGCGGCTCGGCGCGGCATCGTGCCGCGGGCCGGCCCGAGGAGGGTGGCGCCGAAGCGGACCGTCCGCTCTTCCGTGACGAGGTCAGCGGTCCGTCCGGGGGGCACGGCGCGGGTTCTGTTGACCCCTCCGGGGCCGCCCGCATAGGTTCCCAGGAACCATCGGCCTCAACCCCGGGTGGAGGTTCGGCTGTGCAGGTCTGTACGAGGTGTGGGCACCGGAGCGCCGAGGCGAGCCGGTTCTGCTCCAACTGTGGTGCGCCGCTGCGCGCGGGCGCACAGCCCGAGCGCGCGTCCGAGACGACGTCGACGATCTCCATCTCCGGCATCGAGGCCTATGACGCGGAGGCGACGGGCCAGACCCAGATGCCGTCCCTGTCGCCCGAGGCCCAGGCGGCGGTCGATGCCCTCCCGCTGGGTTCGGCGCTGCTGATCGTCCGCCGGGGACCGAACTCGGGCAGCCGCTTCCTGCTGGACGGCGAGCTGACCACGGCCGGCCGCCACCCGCAGGGCGACATCTTCCTGGACGACGTGACGGTCTCGCGCCGCCATGTGGAGTTCCGGCGCGGCTCCGACGGCCGTTTCACGGTCGCCGACGTCGGCAGCCTGAACGGCACGTACGTCAACCGCGAGCCGATCGACTCGGTCGTACTCTCCAACGGGGACGAGGTCCAGATCGGCAAGTTCCGGCTGGTCTTCTACGCGAGCCAGCGAGGCGCCGGAATCTGA
- a CDS encoding DUF881 domain-containing protein has product MPPESRSAPKAAGEEAEGRKTDDTRQTADKPADAGDAAPVAEDGASGEPQTGRQRLVASLWPPRLTRAQLIVALLLFILGLGLAIQVRSTSDSSALRGARQEDLVRILDELDNRSQRLADEQRRLEGQKTELENSSDQAEEARKQTVEKEQQLGVLAGTVAAQGPGITLTIDDASHSVEADKLLDTIQELRAAGAEAIQVNNVRVVANTYLSDVSGGVGIDGKRVTQPYRFKVIGKPEDLEPALNIPGGVVQTLEKEQARVSVTRQRKIIVDALREAKRPDYARSSSQ; this is encoded by the coding sequence ATGCCTCCCGAGAGCCGGTCAGCCCCCAAGGCCGCGGGGGAGGAAGCGGAAGGGCGCAAAACGGACGACACGCGGCAGACCGCCGATAAACCGGCAGATGCCGGTGATGCCGCCCCGGTGGCGGAAGATGGGGCTTCCGGAGAGCCGCAGACCGGCCGCCAGCGCCTCGTTGCGAGCCTGTGGCCGCCGCGGCTGACCCGGGCTCAACTGATCGTTGCTCTGCTCCTGTTCATTCTCGGTCTCGGCCTGGCGATTCAGGTACGTTCCACGAGTGACAGCAGTGCGTTGCGGGGTGCGCGCCAGGAGGATCTGGTGCGCATTCTGGATGAACTGGACAACCGCTCCCAGCGGCTGGCGGACGAGCAGCGGCGTCTGGAAGGGCAGAAGACCGAGCTGGAGAACAGTTCGGACCAGGCCGAGGAGGCCCGTAAGCAGACCGTGGAGAAGGAACAGCAGCTGGGCGTGCTGGCCGGGACCGTCGCGGCGCAGGGCCCCGGCATCACCCTGACCATCGACGACGCCTCCCACTCCGTCGAGGCGGACAAGCTGCTGGACACCATCCAGGAGCTGCGGGCGGCCGGTGCCGAGGCCATCCAGGTCAATAACGTACGGGTCGTCGCGAACACCTACCTCTCGGATGTGAGCGGCGGCGTGGGGATCGACGGAAAGCGGGTCACCCAGCCCTACCGTTTCAAGGTCATCGGTAAGCCCGAGGATCTGGAACCGGCGCTGAACATCCCCGGTGGGGTGGTTCAGACTTTGGAAAAGGAGCAGGCCAGGGTGTCTGTGACCCGACAAAGGAAGATCATTGTGGATGCCTTGCGAGAGGCGAAGCGGCCTGACTACGCTCGGTCGTCATCGCAGTGA
- a CDS encoding small basic family protein produces the protein MIAVLGLIVGVVVGLVVRPVVPTVVEPYLPIAVVAALDAVFGGLRAMLDGIFDDKVFVVSFLSNVVVAALIVFLGDKLGVGAQLSTGVVVVLGIRIFSNAAAIRRHVFRA, from the coding sequence GTGATCGCCGTACTGGGCCTCATTGTGGGAGTCGTGGTCGGGCTTGTGGTCCGACCCGTGGTGCCGACGGTGGTCGAGCCCTACTTGCCGATTGCTGTCGTCGCGGCGCTGGATGCCGTGTTCGGCGGTCTGCGCGCGATGCTGGACGGCATCTTCGACGACAAGGTCTTCGTCGTCTCCTTCCTCTCCAACGTCGTGGTCGCCGCGCTGATCGTCTTCCTCGGCGACAAACTGGGCGTCGGCGCCCAACTCTCCACCGGAGTCGTCGTGGTGCTGGGTATCCGGATCTTCTCCAACGCGGCCGCGATCCGTCGGCACGTTTTCAGGGCGTGA